A single Plasmodium knowlesi strain H genome assembly, chromosome: 13 DNA region contains:
- a CDS encoding tetratricopeptide repeat protein, putative → MPKEMRSCSTASSGRKRKYDEVESTESEKLSGEKTIHGKNKNGKEKRRSISLSNAFFSAKSFDKYDNSFKSVRSDTAEEVGRNLEKEAETPYLADGGRSTGIIRGEGINRRERLRSKAPVNETLLHIKRFKLFLLKKSMVYKIRCLNHNSTWLSELSKGGGRGRRGKVNRGYVKKRLFVNPFPTYKEVVRLYHEKKYKEAYMKLSLISVYSFSSPGEEDILRENYFERKNYNLHFLMRSIRSIQKINSPCSKDILKKKEKTKIQRKGKKNSISMRASKEYSIFANQKREKIVDKGSTLRMYMENVKKKKKEEEKRERKKKRILMVRYKFIRYENDVNRWCDRYLENGIFGMKGTDEGGKEKMERSSCIRGGNIITPYEHPSNTRSKSESMERKNYEIVPCGSNVYKPSDNLSEEVPHGAALSVGRKNDKTKYSFFLSENVKNRHKVRRKTKVDTNLLIFLKMLCLYRYAYSFGENKMLSLCGNIFAKVHTNRFQPNELNFMTQAVSIGSSLKREILMYMVKYFRKVEKIIKLDTHLCLLLSVVFYDLKIFHKSLLYVRKSIRRDYFNFVAWVLFNNLISIELFTGGSSRECKMGRSESELLRNPPKGGRRICGSSYKFICEEKKRFRENSQKLKKLCSHLFRNEYFQIGKGDLLDVAEHYSRYIYMNPLRYSGASFFFRSGYFVSRVFSTMEKDQCPWEERQRKENCELRERYSRRTKLRNKKTCLTFFQRYQGYLKRYRFKRNLMSLFGFAHFCSLNCLLYKDSIKIYKHLKEILPNNFYVSCELAKLYYYCGETKKSMKCFHKMNRICRRNIILERSSLESCCVRYLQRRERRGKKGKRGPQTSGNCQQCAQIISAKKCIDMKMFLLPEYFSNRFIYLELLVNMLVCENNLPALLILLRDYERGKGECTGKSRNEKYDYKLCYIMGKYFSLCNNRRKSILCFKEGIQRNKFDMFSYMALAQEYFSCGNVNSSIGILTKAISLYFNNPSAWFSLAKCFEWKENYRFSIFSYEQAINFQESTIFYFHLSSIYLKKGDVNSYIDTLKKAWVFKKDPFFASMLFLIYLSKLKEQNRGYSFIGEEAEEGNAAYGSEKERSNKNIFLFYEKNNECFRWCVKYLKCCLNKMKIMRRLNRIGRVSLGSKLEDEKVGKYPHLGKAQLDDNMKHGTHDKWDSNSFLKNFKKIFEKNTSYFCFIHFLRNSSKSLFEAIYYLAHYFFFHKNFYNALRLFEVLWEAGGIYSEASFRMYRHIQRTLRRGRNKLGEKAR, encoded by the coding sequence ATGCCAAAAGAAATGCGGAGCTGCAGCACGGCCTCGTctggaaggaagaggaaatatgATGAAGTGGAATCAACAGAGAGTGAGAAATTATCGGGAGAGAAGACCAtacatgggaaaaataagaatggaaaagaaaaaagaagatccATCAGTTTGTCTAATGCTTTTTTCAGTGCAAAAAGTTTCGACAAATATGACAATTCTTTTAAATCAGTTAGGAGCGATACAGCAGAAGAGGTGGGGAGAAATTTGGAGAAAGAAGCAGAAACACCATACTTAGCTGATGGGGGAAGAAGTACAGGCATAATACGTGGAGAAGGTATAAACAGAAGAGAAAGACTCAGATCCAAGGCGCCAGTGAATGAGACCCTTCTCCATATAAAGCGCtttaaattatttcttcttaaaaAGTCAATGGTATACAAAATTAGATGTTTGAATCATAATTCTACATGGCTGTCTGAGCTTTCaaagggaggaggaagaggcagGCGAGGAAAAGTAAACCGGGGATATGTGAAAAAGCGCTTATTTGTCAACCCCTTTCCTACATATAAAGAAGTGGTTCGCTTGtaccatgaaaaaaaatataaagaagcCTACATGAAGCTGAGTCTAATTTCagtttattccttttcatcacCGGGGGAGGAAGACATACTTAGGGAGAACTACttcgaaaggaaaaattacaatttgCATTTCCTCATGCGTTCGATCAGATCCATCCAGAAGATCAATTCTCCTTGCAGTAaagacattttaaaaaagaaggaaaagacaaaaatccAAAGGAAAGGTAAGAAAAATTCCATTTCCATGAGAGCATCCAAGGAGTACTCTATTTTCGCTAACcagaaaagggagaaaattgtTGATAAGGGGAGCACACTCCGAATGTAtatggaaaatgtgaaaaagaagaaaaaagaagaagagaaaagggaaagaaaaaaaaaacgtatttTAATGGTCAGGTACAAATTTATTAGGTACGAAAATGATGTAAATAGATGGTGTGATAGGTATCTGGAAAATGGCATATTTGGAATGAAGGGAACAGACGAAGgcgggaaagaaaaaatggaacgtTCTTCGTGCATAAGGGGCGGGAATATTATTACTCCATATGAACATCCCTCTAATACGCGTAGTAAATCAGAATcaatggaaaggaagaactaTGAGATAGTACCATGCGGTAGTAACGTGTACAAGCCTAGTGACAACCTTTCTGAGGAGGTACCCCATGGGGCAGCTCTTTCAGTTGGAAGAAAGAACGATAAAACAAAGTACAGCTTCTTCTTAAGTGAGAATGTAAAAAACCGCCATAaggtaagaagaaaaacgaagGTAGACACAAATTTGTTAATCTTCCTAAAAATGTTATGTCTGTATAGATATGCCTACTCCTttggggaaaacaaaatgttaAGCTTATGTGGGAATATTTTCGCTAAAGTACACACTAATCGTTTCCAACCAAACGAACTGAATTTTATGACCCAAGCAGTTAGTATAGGAAGCTCTTTGAAGAGAGAAATACTAATGTATATGGTTAAATATTTTAGGAAAgtcgaaaaaataattaagcTCGACACGCACCTTTGTCTGCTACTAAGTGTTGTTTTCTAcgatttgaaaatttttcataaaagTTTGTTGTATGTGAGGAAAAGCATCAGACGCGACTACTTTAACTTTGTGGCATGGgttctttttaataatttaatttCTATCGAGTTGTTCACTGGAGGTAGTTCACGAGAAtgtaaaatgggaagaagcgAAAGTGAGTTGTTAAGGAACCCCCCTAAGGGGGGTAGGCGCATTTGTGGAAGTAGTTATAAATTCATttgtgaagagaaaaaaagatttcGAGAAAATTCCCAAAAGTTGAAAAAGCTGTGCAGTCATTTGTTTAGGAATGAATATTTTCAAATCGGAAAAGGGGATCTCCTAGATGTGGCGGAACACTATTCTAGGTACATCTACATGAACCCCCTGCGCTACTCGGGGgcatcttttttcttccggaGTGGCTACTTTGTAAGTCGCGTATTTAGCACGATGGAAAAAGATCAGTGTCCATGGGAGGAGCGGCAAAGAAAGGAGAATTGCGAACTCAGAGAGCGCTACTCAAGAAGAACCAAACTGCGGAACAAAAAGACATGCCTCACATTTTTCCAAAGATACCAAGGGTACCTAAAAAGGTACAGATTTAAAAGGAACCTCATGTCGCTATTCGGGTTCGCCCACTTTTGCTCTCTGAATTGTTTGCTGTACAAAGATTCCATAAAGATCTACAAACATTTAAAGGAAATTTTGCCGAACAACTTTTATGTGTCCTGTGAGCTAGCCAAATTGTATTACTATTGCGGTGAGACAAAAAAGAGTATGAAGTGCTTTCACAAAATGAATCGCATCTGCAGAAGAAATATCATTTTGGAGAGAAGTTCTCTAGAAAGCTGTTGTGTTCGCTATTTGcaaaggagggaaagaagagggaaaaagggCAAGCGAGGACCACAGACAAGTGGTAACTGTCAACAATGCGCTCAGATAATAAGTGCGAAGAAGTGTATTGACATGAAAATGTTCTTGCTTCCAGAGTACTTCTCAAACCGTTTTATATATTTAGAACTTTTAGTGAACATGTTGGTGTGTGAAAACAACCTTCCCGCATTGTTAATTCTTCTACGGGATTATGAAAGAGGTAAGGGAGAGTGCACAGGTAAAAgcagaaatgaaaagtatGACTATAAATTATGCTACATCATGGGGAAATATTTCTCCCTATGCAATAATCGAAGGAAGTCCATTCTTTGTTTCAAGGAAGGAAttcaaagaaataaatttgaCATGTTTTCATATATGGCTTTGGCCCAGGAGTATTTTTCCTGTGGGAATGTGAACAGTTCTATTGGGATTCTGACGAAGGCAATTAGTTTATATTTCAATAACCCCAGTGCTTGGTTCAGCTTGGCGAAATGTTTTGAATGGAAAGAGAATTATcgattttccattttttcttacgaACAAGCAATAAACTTTCAGGAAAgtaccattttttatttccatctgTCTAGtatttatttgaaaaagggAGATGTGAACAGTTACATAGACACTTTGAAAAAAGCGTgggtatttaaaaaagatcCCTTCTTCGCCTCTATGCTGTTTCTTATATACTTATCAAAattgaaagaacaaaatagaggGTATTCCTTCATTGGGGAAGAGgcggaggaaggaaatgctGCTTATGGCtctgaaaaagaaaggagtaataaaaatattttccttttttatgaaaaaaataatgaatgcTTCAGATGGTGTGTCAAATATTTAAAGTGTTGcttgaataaaatgaagataaTGCGGAGATTAAATCGAATAGGACGCGTTTCGTTAGGGTCTAAATTGGAGGATGAAAAAGTTGGAAAGTATCCCCATTTGGGTAAAGCGCAACTGGACGATAACATGAAACATGGAACCCACGATAAATGGGACAgtaattcctttttaaaaaattttaaaaagatatTTGAAAAGAACACAAGTTATTTCTGCTTTATTCACTTTTTAAGAAACTCCTCCAAGAGTCTGTTTGAAGCTATTTACTACTTggcacattatttttttttccacaaaaatttttacaatgcGTTAAGGTTGTTTGAAGTTTTGTGGGAGGCAGGGGGGATTTATTCGGAAGCCTCCTTCAGGATGTACAGGCACATACAGAGAACGTTACGGAGGGGGAGGAATAAATTGGGGGAGAAAGCGcgataa